In one Pseudomonadota bacterium genomic region, the following are encoded:
- a CDS encoding DUF1127 domain-containing protein has translation MAYASNTTAPLSFGLVARLRAVAADAADAWARYSMYRQTFNELMELSDRELQDLGLSRGVLKAVATETVYGK, from the coding sequence ATGGCATACGCAAGCAACACCACAGCACCCCTTTCCTTCGGCCTCGTTGCACGGCTTCGCGCTGTTGCGGCTGACGCAGCCGACGCTTGGGCGCGCTACAGCATGTATCGTCAGACCTTCAACGAGCTGATGGAGCTTTCCGACCGGGAGCTTCAGGACCTCGGCCTTTCCCGCGGCGTGCTCAAGGCCGTCGCGACCGAGACGGTCTACGGTAAATAA